The following proteins are co-located in the Bordetella bronchialis genome:
- a CDS encoding efflux transporter outer membrane subunit encodes MKRLSILLLAIVLNGCAFMEQGPTPVAEMTGQKLGLAEQSAAWPTAQWWERYGDPQLNALVQEALANNPTMTAAQARLAQANAAVGGARAPLLPRVDADYSLQRERISKNYVYPAPLGGSTQSDNSLGLNFSYELDFWGKNRAALQAALSREQAADADKQAARTMLSSAMVQSYLSLQNAFAQRAVLQRIIAQRDEALSITRQRFGAGLDTQVEVKQAESQLASAKVQLTQVETTLAQLRNQVAALAGAGPQRGQSVHEANLTVPPGGVPSSVPLDLLGHRADVVAARWRVESARRTIDVAKAEFYPNVNITAFIGFQALGTNNLLEAASHAANIGPAISLPIFHGGELNANLAGRRADADLAVSDYNQTVLDAVHQVADALDALRYIGQETNEQRQARESIDAAYDLAVNRYKAGLGNYLTVLVAQNDVLTQARLETDLRFRAYKLDADLANALGGGYVPAPPNAEIAQRQGNPNTTH; translated from the coding sequence ATGAAACGCCTATCGATTTTGTTGCTCGCGATCGTCCTGAACGGTTGCGCATTCATGGAACAGGGCCCTACCCCGGTCGCGGAAATGACGGGACAGAAGCTGGGCCTGGCGGAGCAGTCCGCGGCATGGCCGACCGCGCAGTGGTGGGAGCGATACGGCGATCCGCAGCTCAATGCCCTGGTCCAGGAAGCCCTGGCCAACAATCCGACCATGACGGCCGCCCAAGCCCGCCTGGCGCAGGCCAACGCCGCCGTGGGCGGCGCCCGCGCCCCGCTGCTACCGCGCGTGGACGCCGACTACTCGCTGCAGCGTGAGCGGATTTCCAAAAACTACGTCTACCCCGCTCCCCTGGGCGGCTCGACACAAAGCGACAACAGCCTGGGCCTGAACTTCAGCTACGAGCTCGACTTCTGGGGCAAGAACCGCGCCGCGCTGCAAGCCGCCCTGTCCCGGGAGCAGGCCGCCGATGCCGACAAACAGGCGGCCCGCACCATGCTGTCCAGCGCGATGGTGCAGAGCTACCTGAGCCTGCAAAACGCCTTCGCGCAACGGGCCGTGCTCCAACGCATCATCGCGCAGCGCGACGAGGCCCTGTCCATTACGCGCCAGCGTTTCGGCGCCGGCCTGGATACGCAAGTCGAGGTGAAGCAGGCGGAATCGCAGCTGGCATCCGCCAAGGTGCAGCTGACGCAGGTGGAAACCACGCTGGCGCAACTGCGCAACCAGGTGGCGGCGCTGGCCGGCGCGGGCCCCCAGCGCGGGCAAAGCGTGCATGAAGCCAATCTGACCGTGCCGCCCGGCGGCGTACCGTCCTCCGTTCCGCTGGACCTGCTGGGACATCGCGCCGACGTGGTCGCGGCGCGCTGGCGCGTGGAGTCCGCGCGCCGGACGATCGACGTCGCCAAGGCGGAGTTCTATCCCAATGTGAACATCACGGCCTTCATCGGCTTCCAGGCCCTGGGCACCAACAATCTGTTGGAAGCCGCCAGCCATGCCGCCAACATCGGGCCGGCGATTTCGCTGCCGATATTCCATGGCGGTGAACTGAACGCCAATCTGGCGGGACGCCGCGCGGACGCCGACCTGGCCGTCTCCGACTACAACCAGACGGTACTGGACGCCGTGCACCAGGTGGCCGACGCCCTGGATGCCCTGCGCTATATCGGCCAGGAAACCAACGAACAGCGCCAGGCGCGCGAGTCCATCGATGCCGCATACGACCTGGCGGTGAACCGCTACAAGGCCGGACTGGGCAACTACCTGACCGTGCTGGTGGCGCAGAACGATGTGCTGACCCAGGCGCGACTGGAAACGGACTTGCGCTTCCGCGCCTACAAGCTGGATGCCGACCTGGCCAATGCGCTGGGCGGCGGCTATGTGCCCGCGCCGCCGAACGCGGAAATCGCGCAGCGGCAGGGCAACCCGAATACCACCCATTGA
- a CDS encoding EmrA/EmrK family multidrug efflux transporter periplasmic adaptor subunit, translated as MNAPQTSNPKRKRLMLIATGVFVLLAIAYGAWWWLVGSHFESTDDAYVHGNLVQITPQVPGTVVAIEADDTETIQAGAPLVRLDPSDTDIALQQAEAKLAQTVRQVHTLFVQNDALAADVAVRKADVERAQAELTRARSDLARRQTLAKSGGVSGEEILHAQTTLKSAESGLAQTQAALEASKAKLATNQALTRGTSVENHPDVREAEAELRNAWLAQSRTVLPAPVTGMVARRSVQVGQRVAPGNTLMNVVPLDQVWVEANFKEGQLRQMRVGQPATITADLYGGSVTYHGKVVGLDAGTGSAFALLPAQNATGNWIKVVQRVPVRIALDPQELKAHPLRIGLSMDVEVDLRPQEGAAVTEQSPRAEPALATNAFDPDRKQVDALIQKIVQANLAQ; from the coding sequence ATGAACGCCCCTCAAACTTCCAATCCCAAACGCAAGCGCCTGATGCTGATCGCAACGGGTGTGTTCGTGCTGCTCGCCATCGCCTACGGCGCGTGGTGGTGGCTGGTCGGCTCGCATTTCGAGAGCACCGACGATGCCTACGTGCATGGCAACCTGGTGCAGATCACGCCGCAGGTTCCCGGCACGGTGGTCGCCATCGAGGCCGACGATACCGAGACCATCCAGGCCGGCGCGCCGTTGGTGCGCCTGGATCCCTCGGATACCGACATCGCATTGCAGCAGGCCGAAGCCAAACTGGCGCAGACCGTGCGCCAGGTGCATACCCTGTTCGTCCAGAACGATGCGCTGGCGGCCGATGTGGCCGTTCGCAAGGCGGATGTGGAGCGCGCGCAAGCCGAACTGACCCGGGCGCGCAGCGACCTGGCCCGCCGGCAGACCCTGGCCAAATCGGGCGGTGTCAGCGGCGAGGAAATCCTGCACGCCCAGACCACGCTGAAATCCGCCGAATCCGGCCTGGCGCAGACCCAGGCCGCGCTGGAGGCTTCCAAGGCCAAACTGGCGACCAATCAGGCCCTGACGCGCGGAACCTCGGTGGAAAACCATCCCGACGTGCGCGAGGCCGAGGCCGAACTGCGCAATGCATGGCTCGCCCAATCGCGTACCGTGCTGCCGGCGCCGGTCACCGGCATGGTGGCGCGGCGCAGCGTACAGGTGGGCCAGCGCGTGGCGCCGGGCAACACCCTGATGAACGTCGTGCCGCTGGACCAGGTGTGGGTCGAAGCCAATTTCAAGGAAGGCCAGCTGCGCCAGATGCGCGTCGGCCAGCCGGCCACGATTACCGCCGACCTGTACGGCGGCAGCGTCACCTACCACGGCAAGGTCGTGGGCCTGGATGCCGGTACGGGCAGCGCCTTCGCGCTGCTGCCTGCCCAGAACGCCACCGGCAACTGGATCAAGGTGGTCCAGCGGGTGCCCGTGCGCATCGCGCTGGATCCCCAGGAATTGAAGGCGCATCCGCTGCGCATCGGCCTGTCCATGGACGTGGAAGTCGATCTGCGCCCGCAAGAAGGCGCCGCCGTCACCGAGCAGTCGCCGCGCGCCGAACCGGCGCTGGCCACCAACGCGTTCGACCCTGACCGCAAGCAGGTCGACGCCCTCATCCAGAAAATCGTCCAAGCGAACCTCGCGCAATGA
- a CDS encoding DHA2 family efflux MFS transporter permease subunit, with amino-acid sequence MNPASNAVPAMPEEPAQPASPPRPVTYPPLEGGLRIVGSIALSTAVFMNVLDTSIANVSIPTISGDLGVSTSQGTWVITSFAVANAITVPLTGWLTQRFGQVRLFVASTLLFVLASWLCGFAPTLEALIAFRVLQGAVAGPMIPLSQTLMLASFPKEKAGMALAVWSMTTLVAPVAGPLLGGWISDNYTWPWIFYINVPVGLVAAWFSWRIYKDRESVTHKLPVDKTGLVLLVLWVGALQIMLDKGKELDWFESSTIIALAVVVAVAFVFFIIWELTEAHPIVDLRLFKGRNFTIGAVTLAIAYGVFFGNVVLLPLWLQSNMNYTATDAGIVTAPVGILAIALTPVVGRMLATRDPRLIVTFAFCVFALVCYMRAGFTPQTDMGALMIPTIVQGAAMAAFFVPLTSITLSGLEPWRIPAASGLSNFCRLTAGAFGTSISTTLWENRATLHHARLTEAATPGSQAYDQVMHTLASLGMSADQALHSLNGMLDTQAFTMSALDVFYGSAVVFLLLTGLVWFARPARTKGAGAAEAAAGAH; translated from the coding sequence ATGAATCCCGCCAGCAACGCGGTGCCGGCCATGCCCGAAGAGCCGGCTCAACCCGCCTCACCCCCGCGTCCGGTCACCTACCCTCCCCTGGAAGGCGGCCTGCGCATCGTGGGCTCCATCGCCCTGTCGACCGCCGTGTTCATGAATGTGCTGGACACCTCGATCGCCAATGTGTCGATCCCCACCATCTCGGGCGACCTGGGCGTGAGCACCAGCCAGGGCACCTGGGTCATTACCTCGTTCGCGGTGGCCAACGCCATCACGGTACCGCTGACCGGATGGTTGACCCAGCGCTTCGGCCAGGTGCGGCTTTTCGTGGCATCCACGCTGCTCTTCGTGCTGGCATCGTGGCTATGCGGCTTCGCGCCCACGCTGGAGGCCCTGATCGCTTTCCGCGTATTGCAGGGCGCGGTGGCGGGGCCCATGATCCCGCTGTCGCAAACGCTGATGCTGGCCAGCTTTCCCAAGGAGAAGGCCGGGATGGCGCTGGCGGTGTGGTCCATGACGACACTGGTGGCGCCGGTGGCGGGACCCTTGCTGGGCGGGTGGATTTCGGACAACTACACCTGGCCGTGGATTTTCTACATCAACGTTCCAGTGGGACTGGTGGCGGCATGGTTCAGTTGGCGCATCTACAAGGATCGCGAGTCGGTCACGCATAAGCTGCCCGTGGACAAGACCGGCCTGGTGCTCCTGGTCCTGTGGGTGGGCGCCCTGCAGATCATGCTGGACAAGGGCAAGGAGCTGGACTGGTTCGAAAGCTCGACCATCATCGCACTCGCGGTCGTGGTGGCGGTCGCCTTCGTGTTCTTCATCATCTGGGAATTGACGGAAGCGCATCCCATCGTCGACCTGCGCCTGTTCAAGGGGCGCAACTTCACGATAGGCGCGGTCACGCTGGCGATCGCCTATGGGGTGTTCTTCGGCAACGTGGTGCTGCTGCCCCTGTGGCTGCAGAGCAATATGAACTACACCGCCACGGACGCGGGGATCGTCACGGCGCCCGTGGGCATCCTGGCCATCGCGCTCACCCCCGTGGTCGGTCGCATGCTGGCCACCCGCGACCCGCGGCTGATCGTGACCTTCGCATTCTGCGTCTTCGCCCTGGTTTGCTATATGCGTGCCGGGTTCACGCCCCAGACGGATATGGGCGCGCTCATGATCCCGACCATCGTGCAAGGCGCGGCCATGGCGGCTTTCTTCGTGCCGCTGACCTCCATCACCCTGTCGGGCCTGGAGCCTTGGCGCATCCCGGCGGCCTCGGGCTTGTCGAACTTCTGCCGCCTGACGGCGGGCGCCTTCGGTACGTCGATCTCGACCACCCTGTGGGAAAACCGCGCGACCCTGCATCACGCCCGCCTGACCGAAGCGGCCACGCCCGGATCCCAGGCCTACGACCAGGTCATGCATACGCTGGCATCGCTCGGCATGTCCGCGGACCAGGCGCTGCATTCCTTGAACGGGATGCTGGACACGCAGGCGTTCACGATGTCCGCGCTGGATGTGTTCTATGGATCCGCCGTGGTCTTCCTGCTGCTGACGGGACTGGTATGGTTCGCCCGGCCCGCGCGCACGAAGGGCGCCGGCGCGGCGGAAGCGGCAGCCGGCGCGCATTGA
- a CDS encoding tartrate dehydrogenase: MAKKHRIAVIPGDGIGKEVVPEGLRVLDAAAAKFGIEFQWDHFDWSCDYYARHGKMMPDDWASQIGGHEAIFFGAIGWPDAVPDHEALWGSLFRFRRDFDQYINLRPVRLMPGVVSPLANRKPGEIDFFIVRENTEGEYSNSGGKLFAGTEREVVIQESVFTRIGAERVLKFAFELARKRGKHLTAATKSNGISISMPWWDERVAEMAQRYPDVRWDKYHIDILCAHFVQRPDMFDVVVASNLFGDILSDLGPACTGTIGIAPSANLNPERKFPSLFEPVHGSAPDIYGKGIANPIGQIWSGALMLDFLGYPQAAAAVVSAIEHVLENGPRTPDMKGQARTEDVGRAVAERLSAL, translated from the coding sequence GTGGCTAAAAAGCACAGAATCGCGGTAATCCCCGGCGACGGGATCGGGAAAGAGGTTGTTCCGGAAGGCTTGCGCGTGCTGGATGCCGCGGCGGCCAAGTTCGGTATCGAGTTCCAATGGGACCATTTCGACTGGAGCTGCGACTATTACGCCAGGCACGGCAAGATGATGCCGGACGACTGGGCCAGCCAGATCGGCGGGCACGAGGCGATTTTCTTCGGGGCGATCGGGTGGCCGGACGCCGTGCCGGATCACGAGGCCCTGTGGGGATCGCTCTTTCGCTTCCGCCGGGATTTCGATCAATACATCAATCTGCGGCCCGTGCGGCTGATGCCCGGTGTCGTGTCGCCGCTGGCCAACCGCAAGCCCGGGGAGATCGACTTCTTCATCGTGCGCGAGAACACCGAGGGCGAATACTCCAACAGCGGTGGAAAGCTGTTCGCGGGCACGGAGCGCGAAGTCGTCATCCAGGAAAGCGTGTTCACCCGCATCGGCGCCGAGCGCGTGCTCAAGTTCGCCTTCGAACTGGCGCGCAAGCGCGGCAAGCACCTGACGGCGGCCACCAAGTCCAACGGTATCTCGATTTCCATGCCCTGGTGGGACGAGCGGGTTGCCGAGATGGCGCAGCGCTATCCGGATGTGCGCTGGGACAAGTACCACATCGATATTCTCTGCGCCCATTTCGTGCAGCGTCCCGACATGTTCGACGTCGTGGTGGCGTCCAATCTGTTCGGCGACATCCTCTCGGACCTCGGCCCGGCGTGCACGGGCACCATAGGCATCGCACCCTCGGCCAATCTGAACCCGGAGCGCAAATTCCCGTCGCTGTTCGAGCCGGTGCACGGCTCGGCGCCCGATATCTATGGCAAGGGCATCGCCAATCCCATCGGCCAGATATGGAGCGGCGCGCTGATGCTGGATTTCCTGGGATATCCGCAGGCCGCCGCGGCCGTGGTGTCGGCGATCGAGCATGTGCTCGAAAACGGGCCCCGCACCCCCGATATGAAGGGGCAGGCGCGCACCGAGGACGTCGGCCGCGCGGTCGCCGAGCGGCTGTCGGCGCTGTGA
- a CDS encoding aspartate aminotransferase family protein has protein sequence MSTSNPSHTQDIRYQIHPYTNAVKHRSVGPRVIERGEGIYVYDDQGNKYLEGMAGLWSVAVGFGEPRLVEAATRQMGKLPYYHTFTHKSNAPAIELAERLIGHTRGRMSAAFFTNSGSEANDTVIKFVWYYNNALGRPLKKKFIARQRGYHGVTVATASLTGLAGNHRDFDLPLPQMKHTACPHHYRYANPGESEEDFATRMAAELEALILQEGPDTVAAFIGEPVMGAGGVIVPPRTYWSKIQAVCRKYDVLVVADEVITGFGRLGTFFGSDMYGIEPDIMVLSKQITSSYIPLAAVLLSPKVHETIAENSGRVGTLGHGYTASGHPVATAVALENLNIIEERKLVENAARSGEVLQQALRALAGHPLIGEVRGVGLIAGVELVADKAGKQPFDPLGKAGAYAYEQAHTHGLIIRGIQDTIAFCPPLIITPDEVRDMVARFVRTLDDVTRFVAS, from the coding sequence ATGTCCACGTCCAATCCTTCCCATACCCAGGATATCCGTTACCAGATCCACCCCTACACGAATGCCGTCAAGCATCGAAGCGTCGGACCTCGCGTGATCGAGCGCGGCGAAGGCATCTACGTTTACGATGACCAGGGCAACAAGTACCTGGAGGGCATGGCGGGCCTGTGGAGCGTGGCGGTCGGATTCGGCGAACCGCGCCTGGTGGAGGCGGCCACCCGCCAAATGGGCAAGCTGCCCTACTACCACACGTTCACCCACAAATCGAACGCGCCGGCCATCGAGCTCGCCGAACGCCTGATCGGCCATACCCGGGGCCGGATGTCGGCGGCCTTCTTTACCAATTCCGGCTCCGAGGCCAACGACACCGTCATCAAGTTCGTCTGGTACTACAACAACGCGCTGGGCCGGCCGCTCAAGAAGAAGTTCATCGCCCGGCAACGCGGCTATCACGGGGTTACGGTGGCCACGGCCAGCCTGACCGGCCTGGCGGGCAATCATCGCGATTTCGACCTGCCCCTGCCGCAGATGAAGCACACGGCGTGTCCCCATCACTACCGCTACGCGAACCCCGGCGAAAGCGAAGAGGACTTCGCCACCCGCATGGCCGCCGAACTGGAAGCGCTGATCCTGCAGGAAGGTCCCGATACGGTCGCCGCCTTCATAGGCGAACCGGTCATGGGGGCAGGCGGCGTCATCGTCCCGCCGCGCACCTATTGGTCCAAGATCCAGGCGGTATGCCGCAAGTACGACGTGCTGGTGGTCGCCGACGAGGTCATCACCGGTTTCGGGCGGCTGGGCACGTTCTTCGGCAGCGACATGTATGGCATCGAACCGGACATCATGGTGCTGTCCAAGCAGATCACGTCGTCCTACATTCCGCTGGCCGCTGTCCTGCTGTCGCCCAAGGTGCACGAGACGATCGCGGAAAACAGCGGACGCGTCGGCACCCTGGGACACGGCTATACCGCCAGCGGCCATCCGGTCGCCACGGCGGTGGCGCTGGAGAACCTGAACATCATCGAGGAACGCAAGCTGGTGGAAAACGCCGCGCGTTCCGGCGAGGTCCTGCAGCAGGCGCTGCGCGCTTTGGCCGGGCATCCCCTGATCGGCGAGGTGCGCGGCGTGGGACTTATCGCGGGCGTGGAATTGGTGGCGGACAAGGCCGGGAAGCAGCCTTTCGACCCCCTGGGCAAGGCCGGCGCGTATGCCTATGAACAGGCGCACACGCATGGCCTGATCATACGTGGCATTCAGGACACCATCGCCTTCTGCCCGCCGCTGATCATCACGCCGGACGAAGTACGCGATATGGTGGCGCGCTTCGTGCGCACGCTGGACGACGTCACGCGCTTCGTGGCGTCCTGA
- a CDS encoding helicase HerA-like domain-containing protein, which produces MSDTVPPISPLLVARHGDQDLALLPGMANRHGCITGATGTGKTVTLQVLAEQFSRIGTPVFLADVKGDLTGISQAGAPSPKLRERLASLGLPEPAWSATPAILWDVFGQQGHPVRATVSDMGPLLLSRMLELNDTQEGVLTLVFKVADDEGQLLLDLKDLRAMLQDVADRAASLKTRYGNVSAATVGAIQRGLLRLESQGAESFFGEPMLDMADLMRVDTQGRGVVGILAADKLMQAPRLYAIFLLWLLAELYEKLPEVGDPEKPRLVFFFDEAHLLFEDAPRALLDKIEQVVRLVRSKGVGVYFVTQNPLDIPETILGQLGNRIQHALRAFTPRDQKAVRTAAQTMRANPQLDLEQAITELGVGEALVSLLDAKGRPGVTQRAWISAPGSRIGPATQPERQALRAASPVQGKYEQAIDRQSAYEVLAGRAIRPADAGAGGGRSPADGGAAGSRGPGGQGADAAAEDAAGAGGGLMGGLNDVLFGSTGPRGGRRDGVVQTMAKTAVRSVARELVRGVLGSLLGSRRR; this is translated from the coding sequence ATGTCCGACACCGTCCCGCCGATTTCCCCCTTGCTTGTCGCCCGGCATGGCGACCAGGACCTGGCGCTGCTGCCCGGCATGGCGAACCGGCACGGCTGCATTACCGGCGCCACCGGCACCGGCAAGACGGTTACCCTGCAGGTGCTCGCGGAGCAGTTTTCACGCATCGGGACGCCGGTGTTCCTGGCGGACGTCAAGGGCGACCTGACCGGTATCTCACAGGCAGGCGCGCCCAGCCCCAAGCTGCGGGAGCGCCTGGCGTCCCTGGGCCTGCCCGAGCCGGCCTGGTCCGCGACCCCAGCCATACTTTGGGACGTCTTCGGCCAGCAAGGCCATCCCGTGCGCGCCACCGTATCCGACATGGGGCCGCTGCTCCTGTCGCGCATGCTGGAGCTGAACGACACGCAAGAAGGGGTCCTTACCCTGGTCTTCAAGGTGGCGGATGACGAAGGGCAGCTGCTGCTGGACCTGAAAGACCTGCGCGCCATGCTGCAGGACGTCGCCGACCGCGCCGCGTCGCTGAAGACCCGCTACGGCAATGTGTCCGCCGCCACGGTGGGCGCGATCCAGCGCGGCCTGCTCAGGCTGGAATCGCAAGGCGCGGAGTCATTCTTCGGCGAACCCATGCTCGACATGGCGGACTTGATGCGCGTGGATACCCAGGGCCGCGGCGTGGTCGGCATCCTGGCGGCCGACAAGCTGATGCAGGCGCCCCGGCTGTACGCGATCTTCCTGCTCTGGCTATTGGCGGAGCTCTACGAGAAGCTGCCCGAAGTGGGCGACCCGGAGAAGCCGCGCCTGGTTTTTTTCTTCGACGAAGCGCATTTGCTGTTCGAGGATGCGCCGCGTGCCTTGCTCGACAAGATCGAACAGGTCGTCCGCCTGGTGCGATCCAAGGGCGTCGGGGTGTACTTCGTCACGCAGAATCCGCTGGATATCCCCGAGACCATCCTGGGACAACTGGGCAACCGCATCCAGCATGCGCTGCGCGCGTTCACGCCGCGCGACCAGAAGGCGGTACGCACCGCGGCGCAGACCATGCGCGCCAATCCGCAGCTCGACCTGGAGCAGGCCATTACCGAACTGGGCGTGGGCGAAGCGCTGGTTTCCCTGCTGGACGCCAAGGGCCGGCCCGGCGTGACGCAGCGCGCCTGGATCAGCGCCCCGGGCAGCCGCATCGGCCCGGCCACCCAGCCGGAACGCCAGGCCTTGCGCGCCGCATCGCCGGTACAGGGCAAGTATGAGCAGGCCATCGACCGGCAATCGGCCTACGAAGTCCTGGCCGGGCGCGCCATCCGGCCGGCCGATGCCGGAGCGGGCGGGGGCCGCTCCCCCGCCGATGGCGGTGCGGCCGGCTCACGCGGTCCCGGCGGGCAGGGCGCCGATGCGGCGGCAGAAGACGCGGCGGGCGCGGGCGGCGGCCTGATGGGCGGCCTGAACGACGTGCTGTTCGGCTCCACGGGCCCGCGTGGCGGGCGCCGCGACGGCGTGGTGCAGACCATGGCGAAGACGGCGGTGCGGTCCGTCGCCCGCGAGCTCGTGCGCGGCGTGCTGGGCTCGCTGCTCGGCTCGCGCCGTCGCTAG
- a CDS encoding YebC/PmpR family DNA-binding transcriptional regulator, which yields MAGHSKWANIQHRKGRQDAKRGKLWTKIIREITVAARAGGADPESNPRLRLAWDKATDANMPKDNIQRAIQRGAGGADGDNYEEVRYEGYGVGGAAVIVDCMTDNRTRTVAEVRHAFSKNGGNLGQEGSVAFMFKHCGQFIFAPGTPEDKVMETGLEAGAEDIVTDAEGVIEVICAPADYAALRQAFEAAGLKAEMDGVVMKALNETELAGEDAVKMQKLLDALEGLDDVQEVYTTAVLDETGA from the coding sequence ATGGCCGGACACAGTAAATGGGCCAATATCCAGCACCGCAAGGGCCGCCAGGACGCCAAGCGCGGCAAGCTGTGGACCAAGATCATCCGTGAAATCACCGTCGCCGCGCGTGCCGGCGGCGCCGATCCGGAAAGCAATCCGCGGCTGCGTCTGGCCTGGGACAAGGCGACCGACGCCAACATGCCCAAGGACAACATCCAGCGCGCCATCCAACGCGGCGCGGGCGGCGCGGACGGCGACAACTATGAAGAAGTCCGCTATGAAGGCTATGGCGTGGGCGGCGCGGCCGTCATCGTCGACTGCATGACGGACAACCGCACCCGCACCGTCGCGGAAGTCCGGCACGCCTTCTCCAAGAACGGCGGCAACCTCGGCCAGGAAGGTTCCGTCGCCTTCATGTTCAAGCACTGCGGCCAGTTCATCTTCGCGCCGGGCACGCCGGAAGACAAAGTCATGGAAACCGGGCTGGAAGCCGGCGCCGAGGACATCGTCACCGATGCCGAAGGCGTGATCGAAGTCATCTGCGCGCCGGCGGACTACGCCGCCCTGCGCCAGGCCTTCGAAGCCGCCGGCCTGAAAGCCGAAATGGACGGCGTCGTCATGAAGGCGCTGAACGAGACCGAGCTCGCCGGCGAGGACGCGGTCAAGATGCAGAAATTGCTGGACGCCCTGGAAGGCCTGGATGACGTGCAGGAGGTCTACACCACCGCCGTCCTCGATGAAACCGGCGCCTGA
- the purD gene encoding phosphoribosylamine--glycine ligase, which translates to MKLLVIGSGGREHALAWRLAQSPRVHKVYVAPGNGGTHGGSLQNVALTNAEELADFVQREGVSLTVVGPEAPLAAGVVDVFRARGLKIFGPTKAAAQLESSKDYAKAFMVRHNIPTARYQTFTDPAQAHAYIDQEGAPIVIKADGLAAGKGVVVAATAEEAHAAVDAMLGDGTLGEAGARVVIEEFLEGEEASFIVMVDGRNVLALATSQDHKRLQDGDQGPNTGGMGAYSPAPVVTPELHHRIMREVILPTVQGMARDGLPYTGFLYAGLMIAAGDDPDRPIKVLEFNCRMGDPETQPIMMRIKSDFVDVVEHAIAGTLNQADIVWDRRTALGVVLAAHNYPGTPRTGDVIAGLPEDAADCMVFHAATVLDGDQVKTAGGRVLCVTALGDSVRMARERAYETVNRVAFDGRQYRTDIGWRALKRVPPKPKTST; encoded by the coding sequence ATGAAACTCCTGGTTATCGGTTCGGGCGGCCGCGAACATGCCCTCGCCTGGCGGCTGGCGCAGTCCCCGCGCGTGCACAAGGTCTACGTCGCGCCCGGCAACGGCGGCACGCACGGCGGCAGCCTGCAGAACGTCGCGCTCACCAACGCGGAAGAACTGGCGGATTTCGTCCAGCGCGAAGGCGTGTCGCTTACCGTCGTCGGTCCGGAAGCGCCGCTGGCCGCGGGTGTCGTGGACGTATTCCGCGCGCGGGGCCTGAAGATCTTCGGCCCCACCAAGGCGGCCGCGCAATTGGAAAGCTCCAAGGACTATGCCAAGGCCTTCATGGTGCGGCACAACATTCCCACCGCGCGCTATCAGACCTTCACAGACCCGGCCCAGGCGCACGCGTATATCGACCAGGAAGGCGCGCCCATCGTCATCAAGGCCGATGGCCTGGCGGCCGGCAAGGGCGTGGTCGTGGCCGCCACGGCGGAAGAGGCGCACGCCGCTGTGGACGCCATGCTGGGCGACGGTACGCTGGGCGAGGCCGGCGCGCGGGTCGTCATCGAGGAATTCCTGGAAGGCGAGGAAGCCAGCTTCATCGTCATGGTCGACGGCCGCAACGTGCTGGCACTGGCCACCAGCCAGGACCACAAGCGCCTGCAGGACGGCGACCAGGGCCCCAATACGGGCGGCATGGGCGCGTATTCCCCCGCGCCGGTGGTAACGCCCGAACTGCATCATCGCATCATGCGCGAAGTCATCCTGCCCACGGTGCAAGGGATGGCGCGCGACGGCCTGCCCTACACCGGCTTCTTGTACGCCGGCCTGATGATCGCGGCCGGCGACGATCCCGACCGTCCCATCAAGGTGCTTGAATTCAACTGCCGCATGGGCGATCCGGAAACGCAACCGATCATGATGCGGATCAAAAGCGACTTCGTCGATGTCGTGGAACATGCCATTGCCGGAACGCTGAACCAGGCCGATATCGTCTGGGACCGGCGCACCGCCCTGGGTGTGGTGCTGGCGGCACACAACTATCCCGGCACGCCCCGTACCGGCGATGTGATAGCCGGCCTGCCCGAGGATGCCGCGGATTGCATGGTCTTCCATGCCGCCACGGTCCTGGACGGTGATCAGGTCAAGACCGCGGGCGGACGCGTCCTGTGCGTAACGGCCCTGGGGGATTCGGTGCGCATGGCGCGCGAGCGCGCATACGAAACCGTGAACCGCGTCGCGTTCGATGGCCGTCAGTACCGTACCGATATCGGCTGGCGCGCATTGAAGCGCGTACCGCCCAAACCGAAGACAAGCACCTGA